A stretch of the Odontesthes bonariensis isolate fOdoBon6 chromosome 5, fOdoBon6.hap1, whole genome shotgun sequence genome encodes the following:
- the kcnj14 gene encoding ATP-sensitive inward rectifier potassium channel 14, giving the protein MMGAARVKRRFSAVVDGPVEEEEVMRLAQSAADTAWVGGSPTGSGTPASPLPTHALNGKALSLQSNTNNARRQSAIGELAGEDAGGEGGVRAGRKYQGPRHSKGSSVGGREESRYSSDQDSLSSPSTTSRPRSRRSNHRPRQRFVGKDGRCNVTFVNMSERGQRYLSDLFTTCVDIRWRWMLVIFTLSFLLSWLLFGFAFWLIACAHGDFSIRLTPSSGSSPGSGEAGSGGESDREAVVEEPCFLQVNSFMAAFLFSLETQTSIGYGFRSVTEECPLAVLAVVLQCIVGCIIDAFIIGAVMAKIAKPKKRNETLVFSDTAVVALRDGKLCMMWRVGNLRKSHLVEAHVRAQLLKPRVTPEGEYLPLDNADINVGFDTGIDRIFLVSPVTIVHEINEESPFFEMDQKSLETDSELEVVVILEGMVEATAMTTQCRSSYLASEILWGYRFEPVLFERKECYQVDYSFFHRTYEVPNTPSCSAKELAEQTYIEGSHSSFCYENEVALQLVSPDQGPDQDPECPSPPTRRPSLAEHLHYN; this is encoded by the exons ATGATGGGAGCTGCACGTGTTAAACGCCGcttcagtgctgtggtggatgggccagtggaggaggaggaggtcatGAGGCTGGCACAGAGTGCTGCAGATACTGCTTGGGTAGGAGGGAGCCCAACGGGGTCAGGGACCCCAGCCAGCCCCTTGCCGACCCATGCTCTCAACGGCAAAGCTCTATCTCTTCAGAGCAACACCAACAATGCACGGAGGCAGAGTGCCATTGGAGAGTTAGCTGGGGAAGATGCAGGAGGAGAAGGTGGAGTGAGAGCAGGAAGAAAATACCAAGGGCCAAGACATTCAAAAGGCAGTAGTgtaggagggagagaggaaagcCGTTATTCATCAGACCAGGATTCACTCTCTTCCCCCTCCACTACCAGCCGCCCACGCAGCAGGCGCTCAAACCACCGGCCCCGACAACGCTTTGTGGGCAAGGACGGACGCTGCAACGTCACCTTCGTCAACATGAGCGAGAGGGGCCAGCGGTACCTCAGCGACCTCTTCACCACCTGTGTGGACATCCGCTGGCGCTGGATGCTGGTCATCTTCACcctctccttccttctctcctggCTGCTCTTTGgctttgccttctggctcaTTGCCTGTGCGCATGGGGACTTCTCCATTCGACTTACCCCCAGCTCAGGTTCCTCTCCAGGATCAGGAGAGGCCGGCTCTGGAGGAGAGTCTGATAGAGAGGCAGTGGTTGAGGAGCCGTGCTTCCtccaggtgaacagcttcatgGCAGCCTTCTTGTTCTCCTTGGAGACACAAACATCCATCGGTTATGGATTCAGAAGCGTGACCGAAGAATGTCCCCTGGCGGTGTTGGCGGTCGTTTTGCAGTGCATTGTGGGCTGCATTATTGACGCCTTCATCATCGGGGCAGTCATGGCAAAGATTGCCAAGCCCAAGAAGCGCAACGAGACACTGGTGTTCTCCGACACAGCTGTGGTGGCGCTGAGAGATGGGAAACTCTGCATGATGTGGAGGGTCGGAAACCTACGCAAGAGCCACCTGGTAGAGGCACATGTCAGAGCACAACTACTCAAG CCAAGGGTGACACCAGAAGGAGAGTATCTCCCATTGGATAACGCAGACATCAACGTGGGTTTTGACACTGGCATCGACCGCATCTTTTTGGTCTCTCCTGTGACAATTGTCCATGAAATCAATGAAGAGTCACCTTTCTTCGAGATGGACCAAAAGTCCCTGGAGACTGACTCTGAGTTGGAGGTGGTGGTCATACTCGAGGGTATGGTGGAGGCCACAGCAATGACCACACAGTGCCGTAGCTCCTATCTGGCCTCTGAAATCCTCTGGGGATACCGTTTTGAACCAGTGCTCTTCGAGAGGAAAGAATGCTACCAG GTGGACTACTCTTTTTTCCATCGAACATATGAAGTCCCAAACACCCCATCATGCAGTGCTAAGGAGCTTGCCGAGCAGACGTACATCGAAGGCTCACACTCGTCATTCTGTTATGAAAACGAAGTGGCCCTGCAACTTGTTTCCCCAGACCAGGGACCAGATCAAGACCCAGAGTGTCCCTCCCCACCGACTCGAAGGCCCTCTCTGGCAGAACATCTTCACTATAACTGA